A single genomic interval of Zingiber officinale cultivar Zhangliang chromosome 4A, Zo_v1.1, whole genome shotgun sequence harbors:
- the LOC121969887 gene encoding uncharacterized protein LOC121969887 has protein sequence MASFVESELPPLLLLGNGKKSKFSFHSSSTIIGGVLWSSCDKLLELDPEIERTFRALRIQERTPEISESNFQVLDISMAENNRTMKELVAPDTTYKYSCITYPDLSVDFELRSGLIHLLPKFQGLSGEDPNRHLHEFHVVCSTMKPQGISEEDIKLRAFPFSLSGSAKEWLYYLPAGFITSWIDMKRAFLEKYFPASRTTTIRKNIYGIQQVVGETLYDY, from the exons ATGGCGAGTTTTGTTGAATCTGAACTTCCACCGCTCTTGCTGCTGGGAAACGGCAAAAAGAGCAAATTCAGCTTCCATTCTTCATCGACGATCATTGGAGGGGTTCTCTG GTCTTCATGCGATAAATTGCTTGAGCTTGATCCAGAGATTGAAAGAACTTTTAGAGCTTTGAGGATTCAAGAGAGAACACCAGAAATTTCTGAaagtaattttcaagttttggatATTTCAATGGCAGAGAACAACAGAACTATGAAGGAACTTGTTGCTCCTGATACGACTTACAAGTATTCTTGCATTACTTATCCAGACTTGTCAGTGGATTTCGAGCTCAGATCGGGTTTAATTCATTTGCTTCCTAAGTTTCAAGGTTTATCAGGGGAAGATCCTAACAGACATTTGCATGAGTTCCATGTGGTTTGCTCTACTATGAAACCACAAGGCATTTCAGAGGAGGATATCAAGTTGAGAGCCTTCCCATTTTCATTGTCAGGATCAGCAAAGGAATGGTTGTACTATCTTCCAGCGGGATTCATTACGAGTTGGATTGACATGAAGAGGGCATTTTTAGAGAAATACTTCCCAGCTTCTAGAACCACAACTATAAGGAAGAACATCTATGGTATTCAACAAGTTGTGGGAGAAACTCTTTATGATTACTAG